A single region of the Acetivibrio cellulolyticus CD2 genome encodes:
- the zupT gene encoding zinc transporter ZupT yields MENVLLAFGLTLFAGLSTGIGGLVAFIYRRTNTKLLSVVLGFSAGVMIYVSFVEILDQAKHYLTSTMGDRLGIWITVAGFFGGMFLIAIIDKLIPSYENPHESHKLEEMDVCSVDNKSVKLLRTGLLTALAITIHNFPEGLATFTSAVTEPKLGIAIAIAVAIHNVPEGIAVSIPIYCATGSRKRAFGLSLLSGFSEPLGALIGFLILMPILNDLVFGILFAAIAGIMVFISLDELLPTAREYGEHHLSMYGVIGGMIVMALSLILFV; encoded by the coding sequence ATTGAAAATGTTTTACTGGCTTTTGGACTTACTCTGTTTGCAGGTCTTTCAACAGGAATTGGAGGACTGGTTGCTTTTATATACAGGAGAACAAATACAAAACTTTTATCCGTGGTTCTTGGCTTTTCAGCGGGTGTAATGATTTACGTATCCTTTGTTGAGATTTTGGATCAAGCTAAACATTATCTGACTTCTACTATGGGAGACAGGCTGGGAATATGGATAACCGTTGCAGGATTCTTTGGGGGTATGTTTTTAATTGCAATTATTGATAAACTGATTCCTTCCTATGAAAACCCTCATGAGTCCCATAAGCTAGAGGAAATGGATGTCTGCAGTGTAGACAACAAAAGCGTGAAACTATTGAGAACAGGGTTGTTAACTGCTCTAGCCATAACAATACATAACTTTCCTGAAGGCCTTGCTACTTTTACTTCGGCTGTAACGGAACCAAAGCTTGGAATAGCTATTGCAATTGCTGTTGCAATACATAATGTCCCTGAAGGTATTGCGGTGTCTATACCTATTTATTGTGCAACAGGGAGCAGAAAACGTGCATTCGGTTTGTCTTTGTTGTCGGGTTTTTCCGAACCGTTGGGAGCATTAATTGGATTTCTCATATTGATGCCTATTTTGAATGATCTTGTGTTTGGAATATTGTTTGCAGCTATTGCAGGGATTATGGTTTTTATATCGTTGGATGAGCTGCTGCCTACAGCAAGGGAATATGGAGAACATCACTTATCCATGTATGGAGTGATAGGTGGTATGATTGTAATGGCGTTGAGTTTGATCTTATTTGTATAA
- the leuS gene encoding leucine--tRNA ligase, whose translation MKHEFKDIEAKWQKKWEEANVFQAVDNSEKTKFYALVEFPYPSGAGMHVGHIKAYSGLEVVSRKRRMEGYNVLFPIGFDAFGLPTENYAIKTGMHPRVITDKNIVKFTEQLKRVGFSFDWSRVIDTTDEDYYKWTQWIFLKMFEKGLVFRNTALVNYCPSCKVVLSNEDSQGGKCDICHSDVVQKSKDVWYLRITEYSEKLLQGLEEVDYLPNIKQQQMNWIGKSTGAFVNFLIDGKEDKLRVYTTRPDTLFGVTFMVMAPENPLIDKYAGEITNMKEVEEYRNVCAKKTEFERTQLVKEKTGVCLKGISAVNPLTGKCIPIYIADYVMMGYGTGAIMAVPAHDERDYEFAKKFGIDIIEVIKGGDISKAAYTSDGEMINSEFLNGYTNKKESIDRVIEEIKKLGIGEAGVQYKMKDWAFNRQRYWGEPIPIIHCPQCGVVPVPYEELPLRLPNVENFEPGLEGESPLAKIDSFVNCTCPKCHGAAKRETDTMPQWAGSSWYFLRYIDPHNEDALINEEKLKYWMPVDWYNGGMEHVTRHMIYSRFWHHFLYDIGVVNTPEPYAKRTAQGLILGPDGEKMSKSKGNVVDPLDVVDVFGADVLRTYVLFMGDYASAAPWSDSSVRGCKRFLERVANLYDIANGEGFTPELETIFNKTIKKVSNDIEEMKFNTAIAALMGLINEIFDHGSLTKDELIIFIKLLCPVAPHICEEIWEKIGGKGFLALASWPEYDEAKTVDATLEIAVQVNGKLRGTVTLPLDCSQDEALTNAKKVPDIVPFIEGKSIVKEIYVPNKIINIVVK comes from the coding sequence ATGAAACATGAGTTTAAAGACATAGAAGCTAAATGGCAAAAGAAATGGGAAGAAGCGAATGTTTTTCAGGCAGTAGATAATAGTGAAAAAACTAAGTTTTACGCATTGGTAGAGTTTCCGTATCCTAGTGGAGCTGGTATGCATGTAGGACATATTAAGGCATATTCTGGTCTGGAGGTTGTTTCCAGGAAGCGTAGGATGGAGGGATACAACGTCCTTTTCCCAATCGGGTTTGATGCTTTTGGATTACCAACTGAAAATTATGCTATAAAGACAGGAATGCATCCAAGGGTAATTACGGATAAGAATATTGTAAAGTTTACTGAACAGCTTAAGCGCGTAGGATTTTCATTTGATTGGTCACGTGTGATAGATACCACTGATGAAGATTATTATAAATGGACACAGTGGATTTTCCTTAAGATGTTTGAAAAGGGTCTTGTCTTCCGCAATACAGCACTAGTAAATTATTGTCCATCATGTAAGGTTGTTTTATCTAACGAAGACAGCCAGGGTGGCAAGTGCGATATCTGCCACAGTGATGTTGTACAGAAATCTAAAGATGTTTGGTATCTGCGTATTACTGAGTATTCGGAAAAGCTTCTGCAAGGTCTTGAAGAGGTTGACTATCTGCCAAATATCAAGCAGCAGCAAATGAATTGGATCGGTAAATCTACAGGTGCTTTTGTTAATTTTTTAATAGACGGTAAAGAGGATAAGCTTCGTGTTTATACCACTCGCCCTGATACTTTGTTTGGTGTGACATTCATGGTAATGGCACCTGAGAATCCGCTTATTGATAAATATGCCGGTGAAATTACCAATATGAAAGAAGTTGAAGAATACCGCAATGTATGTGCTAAAAAGACTGAATTTGAGCGTACACAACTGGTAAAGGAAAAGACCGGTGTATGTCTTAAAGGTATAAGCGCAGTGAACCCACTGACTGGAAAGTGCATTCCAATTTACATAGCTGACTATGTAATGATGGGTTACGGTACTGGCGCAATCATGGCTGTTCCTGCACATGATGAACGTGACTATGAGTTCGCAAAAAAGTTTGGAATAGATATCATTGAAGTTATAAAAGGCGGAGATATCTCTAAGGCTGCATATACCAGTGATGGTGAGATGATTAACTCCGAATTCTTAAATGGATATACAAATAAAAAAGAGTCCATAGACAGAGTAATTGAAGAAATTAAGAAGCTCGGTATTGGTGAAGCTGGAGTGCAGTATAAGATGAAGGACTGGGCGTTTAATCGTCAGAGATATTGGGGTGAACCTATTCCTATCATTCATTGTCCGCAGTGTGGTGTAGTTCCTGTTCCATATGAAGAATTGCCTTTGCGTTTACCGAATGTGGAAAATTTCGAACCTGGTTTGGAAGGTGAATCACCTCTTGCCAAGATAGATTCTTTTGTAAACTGCACTTGTCCAAAGTGCCATGGAGCTGCAAAACGTGAAACGGATACAATGCCCCAGTGGGCAGGTTCTTCATGGTATTTCCTGCGGTACATAGATCCGCATAATGAAGATGCTTTGATAAATGAGGAAAAATTAAAATATTGGATGCCTGTTGATTGGTACAATGGCGGTATGGAACATGTTACCCGCCATATGATATACTCTCGTTTTTGGCATCACTTTTTGTATGATATAGGTGTGGTTAATACTCCTGAACCATATGCTAAACGTACTGCGCAAGGTCTGATACTAGGACCTGACGGTGAGAAAATGAGTAAATCCAAGGGTAACGTCGTCGATCCGTTAGACGTAGTTGATGTGTTCGGTGCTGATGTGTTGCGTACGTATGTCCTTTTTATGGGTGATTATGCTTCTGCTGCACCATGGAGTGATAGTTCCGTGAGAGGTTGTAAACGGTTCCTTGAACGTGTAGCAAATTTATATGATATTGCTAATGGAGAAGGATTTACACCGGAATTGGAAACAATTTTCAACAAGACTATCAAGAAGGTTTCAAATGACATTGAAGAAATGAAGTTCAACACAGCAATTGCAGCTTTGATGGGGTTGATTAATGAGATTTTTGATCATGGTTCTCTCACAAAGGACGAGCTTATCATTTTTATTAAATTGCTTTGCCCGGTTGCACCGCATATATGTGAGGAAATTTGGGAGAAAATTGGAGGAAAAGGCTTCCTGGCCTTGGCATCCTGGCCGGAATATGATGAAGCAAAGACTGTAGATGCAACTTTAGAAATTGCAGTTCAGGTAAACGGTAAACTTCGCGGAACTGTTACACTTCCATTGGATTGCTCACAGGATGAAGCGTTGACAAATGCCAAGAAAGTTCCTGATATTGTACCTTTCATTGAAGGTAAGAGTATTGTGAAAGAAATTTATGTTCCTAATAAGATTATCAACATTGTAGTGAAGTAA
- a CDS encoding Coenzyme F420 hydrogenase/dehydrogenase, beta subunit C-terminal domain translates to MISVFDNKVECCGCSACKNICPTNAIKMSLDDEGFMYPEINQELCSNCGLCRKVCPMQNSDESEINIEVYGCKNKDVDEKLNSSSGGMFSIISRYILDNEGVVFGAAFDSKFRVEHLGIDAIHDLDRLRRSKYVQSDIGNTYKEVKEVLALGRKVLFSGTPCQIAGLKNYIKGKNENLYLIDVICHGVPSPQIFEKYLEYLSKNYGSKIKSINFCAKELSIKALKINFINGKVYLKNATEDYYYKAFSNNVMLRPSCYNCKHNNFRSCSDISLADYWGASERFENYQEKTEGVSLAIIKTTKGKELFELINDKMEFVETTLEHAIKGNPNITSPSMVNKNREAFFKDYENKVEIAKLLKKYTKVNPIKKILPKLKYELSKIRNN, encoded by the coding sequence GTGATCAGTGTTTTCGATAATAAAGTAGAATGTTGTGGTTGTTCAGCGTGCAAAAATATATGTCCAACTAATGCAATTAAAATGTCATTAGATGATGAAGGTTTTATGTATCCTGAGATTAATCAAGAATTATGCAGTAATTGTGGATTGTGTAGAAAAGTATGCCCAATGCAAAATTCAGATGAGTCTGAAATAAATATTGAAGTTTATGGATGTAAAAATAAAGATGTGGATGAAAAGCTCAATAGTTCATCGGGAGGTATGTTTTCTATAATTTCAAGGTATATCCTTGATAATGAAGGAGTTGTATTTGGAGCTGCTTTTGATTCGAAATTTCGAGTTGAGCATTTAGGAATTGATGCAATCCATGACTTAGATCGTTTAAGACGGTCGAAATATGTTCAGAGTGATATAGGAAATACTTATAAAGAAGTAAAGGAAGTTTTAGCGTTGGGAAGAAAAGTACTTTTTTCAGGAACACCCTGCCAAATTGCAGGGTTAAAAAATTATATCAAGGGAAAAAATGAAAACCTATACTTAATAGATGTTATATGTCATGGGGTACCATCTCCTCAAATTTTCGAAAAGTATCTTGAATACCTGTCGAAGAATTATGGCAGTAAAATAAAAAGTATAAATTTTTGTGCGAAAGAATTATCAATAAAAGCGTTGAAAATTAACTTTATAAACGGAAAAGTCTATCTAAAAAATGCAACCGAAGATTACTATTATAAAGCATTTTCAAATAATGTCATGCTAAGGCCTTCTTGTTATAATTGCAAGCATAATAATTTCAGAAGCTGCAGTGATATATCTTTGGCTGATTATTGGGGCGCATCAGAGCGATTCGAAAATTATCAGGAAAAAACAGAAGGGGTTTCACTAGCGATTATCAAGACAACAAAAGGTAAAGAACTGTTTGAGTTAATAAATGATAAAATGGAATTTGTTGAAACGACACTGGAACATGCAATAAAGGGTAATCCCAATATTACAAGTCCAAGTATGGTAAACAAAAACAGAGAAGCTTTCTTCAAGGATTATGAAAACAAAGTTGAAATTGCAAAGTTGTTGAAAAAGTATACAAAAGTTAACCCTATAAAAAAGATTCTACCTAAACTAAAATATGAGTTAAGCAAAATTCGAAATAATTAA